The Manihot esculenta cultivar AM560-2 chromosome 1, M.esculenta_v8, whole genome shotgun sequence genome has a window encoding:
- the LOC110615267 gene encoding guanine nucleotide exchange factor subunit RIC1: MYMAYGWPQIIPLDSGLCPSSQKIVYLKVINRLLLVVSPSHFELWSSSQHKVRLGKYKRDVESVEREGENLQAVWSPDAKLIAIITSSFFLHIFKVQFVEKRIQIGGKHPSGLFLANISLLLSEQVPFAEKNLTVSNIVSDCKHMLLGLSNGSLYSISWKGEFNGAFELNPCRHESSEVSMFPQSLDNGLGSGGAPGVLVTNHYEMKKHAIMQLEFCLPMRLLFVLYSEGQLVLCSMSKKGLKQAESIRAEKKLGSGDAVCASVAPDQQILAVGTRSGVVELYDLAESASLIRTVSLYDWGYSVEDTGSVSCIVWTPDNSAFAVGWKLRGLTVWSVSGCRLMSTIRQVGLSSVSSPKVKPNQDCKYEPLVGGTSLMQWDEYGYKLYAIEEGSLERILAFSFGKCCLSRGVSGMTYVRQVIYGEDRLLVVQSEDTDELKILHLNLPVSYLSQNWPVQHVAASKDGMYLAVAGLHGLILYDMRLKKWRVFGDITQEQKIQCEGLLWLGKIVVVCNYIDSSNTYELLFYPRYHLDQSSLLCRKPLLAKPMVMDVYQDHILVTYRPFDVHIFHVKLFGELTPHSTPDLQLSTVRELSIMTAKSHPAAMRFIPDQIPRESALKNHISPSSDLLMREPARCLILRTNGELSLLDLDDGRERELTDSVELFWVTCGQSDEKTNLIEEVSWLDYGHRGMQVWYPSPGVDPFKQEDFLQLDPELEFDREVYPLGLLPNAGVVVGVSQRLSFSTCTEFPCFEPSPQAQTILHCLLRHLLQRDKIEEALRLAQLSAQKPHFSHCLEWLLFTVFDAEISRQNANKNQKSVPKSAGNFSLLDKTCDLIRNFPEYLDVVVSVARKTDGRHWADLFSAAGRSTELFEECFQRRWYRTAACYILVIAKLEGPAVSQYCALRLLQATLDESLYELAGELVRFLLRSGKEYEQTSTDSDRLSPRFLGYFLFRSSHRKTSLDKSTSFKEQSAHVASVKNILENHASYLMSGKELSKLVAFVKGTQFDLVEYLQRERYGSARLENFASGLELIGQKLQMGTLQSRLDAEFLLAHMCSVKFKEWIVVLATLLRRSEVLFDLFQHDMRLWKAYSITLQSHPAFVEYQDLLETLEERLTSDLNLEK; encoded by the exons ATGTATATGGCATATGGATGGCCTCAGATTATCCCGCTGGATTCAGGACTCTGCCCTTCTTCACAGAAGATTGTCTATCTGAAAGTCATCAATCGTCTCTTGCTCGTCGTCTCCCCTTCTCACTTTGAGCTCTGGAGCTCCTCTCAG CATAAAGTGAGGTTGGGCAAGTACAAGAGAGATGTGGAGTCTGTGGAGAGAGAAGGCGAAAATTTACAGGCTGTGTGGAGTCCTGACGCCAAATTGATCGCCATTATT ACGTCGTCCTTCTTTCTTCACATATTCAAGGTTCAATTCGTTGAGAAAAGAATACAGATTGGAGGGAAGCATCCATCTGGTTTGTTTCTTGCTAATATATCTCTTCTTCTCAGTGAGCAAGTACCTTTCGCTGAAAAGAACTTGACAGT GAGCAATATTGTGAGTGATTGCAAACATATGCTTCTGGGACTTTCTAATGGGTCCTTATACAGTATCTCTTGGAAGGGAGAG TTTAATGGGGCTTTTGAACTTAATCCCTGTCGACATGAGAGCAGTGAAGTCTCTATGTTCCCACAGTCTTTAGATAATGGACTAGGTTCTGGAGGGGCCCCAGGGGTCCTTGTGACTAATCATTATGAAATGAAGAAGCATGCCATTATGCAGCTGGAGTTTTGCTTGCCAATGAGGCTGCTATTTGTTTTATACTCTGAAGGCCAACTAGTGTTATGCTCTATGAGCAAAAAAGGTTTAAAGCAAGCTGAGTCTATCAGAGCTGAAAAGAAGTTGGGCTCTGGTGATGCTGTTTGTGCTTCAGTAGCTCCAGATCAACAAATCCTGGCAGTTGGTACTAGAAGTGGAGTTGTTGAGTTATATGACCTAGCAGAATCTGCATCACTCATCCGTACTGTGTCTTTATATGACTGGGG ATATTCAGTGGAGGACACTGGTTCTGTCAGTTGTATTGTGTGGACACCGGATAATTCTGCTTTTGCTGTTGGGTGGAAGTTAAGAGGACTTACAGTTTGGTCTGTTTCTGGCTGTCGTTTGATGTCAACAATCCGTCAAGTTGGTTTAAGTTCTGTTTCTTCTCCAAAGGTTAAGCCAAACCAAGATTGTAAATATGAGCCATTGGTTGGTGGCACCTCACTGATGCAGTGGGATGAATATGGATATAAGCTTTATGCAATTGAAGAAGGGTCTTTGGAGAGAATTCTAGCATTTTCTTTTGGGAAATGCTGTCTTAGCAGAGGAGTATCTGGCATGACTTATGTCCGTCAGGTGATTTATGGCGAAGATCGGTTGCTTGTTGTACAGTCTGAAGATACTGATGAACTTAAAATTTTACATCTAAATCTTCCA GTTTCTTACCTCTCCCAAAATTGGCCAGTTCAACATGTTGCAGCCAGCAAGGATGGGATGTACTTAGCAGTTGCTGGTCTTCATGGGTTGATCTTATATGATATGCGGTTGAAGAAGTGGCGAGTGTTTGGAGATATTACTCAGGAACAAAAGATTCAGTGCGAAGGTTTGCTGTGGCTGGGGAAGATTGTGGTTGTCTGCAACTACATTGATTCTTCCAACAC CTATGAACTACTTTTTTATCCAAGATACCATCTTGATCAGAGTTCCTTGCTTTGTCGGAAGCCATTACTTGCCAAGCCAATGGTGATGGATGTCTATCAAGACCATATTCTCGTTACTTATCGCCCATTTGATGTCCACATATTCCATGTGAAATTATTTGGTGAACTGACACCTCATAGCACTCCAGACTTGCAG CTTTCTACAGTACGGGAACTCTCAATCATGACTGCGAAGAGTCATCCTGCTGCAATGCGTTTTATCCCTGATCAGATTCCAAGAGAAAGTGCCTTAAAGAATCATATTTCACCATCTTCAGATTTATTAATGAGAGAGCCTGCAAG ATGTTTGATACTGAGGACAAATGGGGAGCTTTCACTTTTGGATTTGGATGATGGACGTGAAAGAGAGCTCACTGACTCTGTTGAATTGTTTTGGGTTACCTGTGGTCAATCTGATGAGAAGACTAATCTAATCGAGGAAGTTTCTTGGTTGGATTATGGCCACCGAGGGATGCAG GTTTGGTATCCATCTCCAGGTGTTGATCCTTTTAAGCAGGAGGATTTTTTGCAG TTGGACCCAGAGCTGGAATTTGATCGTGAAGTGTATCCTCTGGGGCTTCTTCCGAATGCTGGTGTTGTTGTTGGTGTCTCCCAGAGACTGTCATTTTCAACATGCACTGAGTTTCCGTGCTTTGAGCCATCTCCTCAAGCTCAAACTATATTGCATTGCCTGCTCAGGCACCTTCttcag AGGGACAAAATTGAGGAGGCTTTAAGGTTGGCACAGTTATCAGCACAGAAGCCTCATTTTTCTCATTGTCTGGAATGGCTTCTTTTTACTGTATTTGATGCAGAAATTTCCAG GCAGAATGCAAACAAGAACCAAAAATCAGTCCCTAAATCTGCTGGCAACTTCTCTCTTTTGGATAAGACCTGTGATTTGATCAGAAATTTCCCAGAGTATCTTGATGTAGTTGTGAGTGTTGCACGAAAAACTGATGGTCGACACTGGGCAGATTTATTCTCAGCTGCTGGAAGATCAACAGA GTTGTTTGAGGAATGCTTCCAACGAAGATGGTACCGAACTGCAGCATGCTATATACTG GTTATTGCTAAACTTGAAGGTCCTGCTGTCAGTCAATATTGTGCTCTACGTTTACTACAG GCAACACTGGATGAATCTCTGTATGAACTTGCTGGGGAGCTG GTGCGTTTCTTGTTGAGATCTGGAAAAGAGTATGAGCAGACGTCAACAGATTCTGACAGACTGTCTCCTAGATTTTTGGGTTATTTTCTCTTCCGTTCTAGTCACAGGAAGACATCCTTGGATAAGAg CACGTCATTCAAAGAGCAAAGTGCTCATGTTGCTTCTGTGAagaacattttagaaaaccatgCCAGCTATTTGATGTCAGGGAAAGAACTTTCCAAGCTTGTTGCATTTGTAAAAGGCACTCAATTTGATTTAGTG GAATATCTTCAACGAGAAAGATACGGTTCTGCACGCTTGGAGAATTTTGCATCTGGGCTGGAACTAATTGGGCAGAAG CTCCAAATGGGTACACTGCAGAGTCGGTTGGATGCTGAGTTTCTTTTGGCTCATATGTGTTCTGTCAAGTTCAAGGAATGGATAGTTGTCCTAGCCACTCTCTTAAGACGATCTGAG GTTCTTTTCGATCTTTTCCAGCATGACATGCGGTTGTGGAAGGCCTATAGCATTACCCTTCAG TCACACCCTGCATTTGTTGAATACCAAGATCTACTTGAAACCTTGGAGGAGAGGCTGACATCTGATTTGAATTTGGAGAAGTAA
- the LOC110622306 gene encoding brassinosteroid-responsive RING protein 1, whose product MGFPVGYAEVFLPRLFVHALSFLGFIRSLIICLFNYLGLSDFLETDNIWPDNPTQTHSHKLVHAVLIREILPVIKFDDLIAGASHSELPESCAVCLYEFEGDAEIRWLKNCKHIFHRACLDRWMDHDGNTCPLCRTSFVPDEMQEEFNKRLVTASGDGDFYSEYSSVPVL is encoded by the coding sequence ATGGGATTTCCTGTTGGTTACGCAGAAGTTTTCTTGCCAAGGCTGTTCGTGCACGCGCTATCATTTCTGGGCTTTATTAGAAGCCTTATTATTTGCCTTTTTAACTATCTAGGTCTCTCAGATTTCCTTGAAACCGATAACATTTGGCCCGATAATCCGACCCAAACCCATAGCCACAAGCTAGTTCACGCCGTCTTGATCCGGGAAATTCTACCAGTAATCAAGTTCGATGACTTGATTGCTGGAGCCAGCCACAGTGAGCTGCCAGAGAGTTGTGCCGTTTGTTTGTACGAGTTTGAGGGAGATGCCGAGATCAGATGGTTAAAGAATTGCAAGCACATTTTCCACCGGGCATGTTTGGACCGTTGGATGGATCATGATGGGAACACGTGTCCGCTTTGTAGGACCTCATTCGTGCCTGATGAGATGCAGGAAGAGTTTAATAAACGGTTAGTGACAGCGTCTGGCGACGGCGATTTTTACAGTGAGTACAGTTCGGTTCCTGTTTTGTAG